CGTTGTTCTCGCAAGGAGGCTGTCCACCGAGGTGGGATAGTTTGGTCAGTAGCTCCACAGCGAGCGTCTGGCAAATCGGTTGGCGTTCCGCGTGGTGGACTTCGGCCCGCAAGTTTTCGATCGCTTCCAACAAATTGTAGTCAGGAACGATAGCGGCGGCTGGGCGGCGGCAGTAGCGGAAGCGTTGGACTTTCGCAGCTCGGGCGTAGTCTACGACTCGATCCGCGAGATCGGTAAGTTGCCCAAATACGCTGGGGGCGCGTTCCGTTGCGAATGGGAACGAGCGAGATCGGCTGGGCTCGAGTGTTTGGCTTGTTTGCATGTGAGTGGTCGTTGCTGATTGATTTTTGAAAAGCAAAAAGCCCGAGGCGTTTCGGCCTCGGGCTTTTCAAGAAAGTGTATTGCTGTCAGTCTTATCTAGGTTGACGCAAGCCACCGGCCCAAGGCGTGTTCGCTTTGGTCATCATAATTGCGGTGGTCTTAATGTTATTCACGTCGGTCACCGTACTTTCATCGGCTCGCGTGTCAAGGAGCTTGCGTGGGAAGCGCATCCTGAGAAGCGTAGGGAGCGTATTTACAGATCGTGTATAAACGTTTTTTCAAACAGGTCGCCCCACTTCTGATTTCCCTCGTCATTATGGGAAGTCTGTCGCTGATGGTTAAGAAGTTCGAGCGAGAGGCTCCGCGACCGTTTGATCGTTTGATTGTGGAAGCTTTGCCGGATCTCCCGGATTTGGCCGGCGCTCATCCGAAGTTGATAGAGCGTTTCAGCTACGCCCACGCGGGGCTACAAATAGGGGCGGAGCAATTGGATTCGCTTCAGGAACTCGCCTTTCTCTTTCATGCCAACGGATTTTCGGGGCAGGCTGAGTCTTGCTATCTAGGCCTTGAATCGTACGAGACTGATAATCCGCTTTGGCCTTATCTGCTAGGGATTCTCAAATTGGACCGCACGGACCAAGCCGAAGTGGCCGAGCATTTTTCTCGCTCCATCCAGCTCGATTCCAGCAACTCGATGGCCTATCTGTATTTGGGAGATGCCTACCTCGAAGGCGGTTTGCTCGATGAGGCCGAAATTTCCTTCCATTACCGCCTAGAAGGAGAACCGGAGGATCCTTGGGCTTTGGCGGCTTTGGGGGAGATTGAGGTTCGGCGAATGGATTTACCCGCTGCCCGCGATTGGCTGGAGAAGGCTGTATTGACGGAGCCGACTCCCGCTCTCGCCTACGATTTATTGCCGGATGTCTACTCAGAGCTTGGTGAATTTGAAAAGGCTCGGGAAGCACGCTTGGAAGCGGAATCCCGTGACTTGGTGCAGGTCCCCTTTGACCCGAGGTTAGCGTTTCTCATCGGCTATTGTTACGATCGCGAACGCCTGCTTGCCTTTGCCCGAAATGCCCGGGATTCCGGCGAATTTCAAAGCTCTATCGATGCTCTGGAACGGTTGGTCGATTTGGAACTAGCGGACGATGAACTGCTTGCAGAGCTGGCGGAATTGACCCGGCGTTTGAAGGACTAGCGGGCGTTACGGGTCGAGATTTTGCCTCATTTGTGTCACGCGTAAGTTACAAACAGGTAACGCTAGCGTGAATGGGGCATGAAATGTTACGAACAAGTTACGGCTATGTTACGCCGAGGTGATAATTAGGAATAGCGCCTACATCTCCCTCGCTTTTCGGAAAAAACGGAGTCTTCTGCCCAACTATCGCGGCGGGCATCCCCCTCCCGAGACCCGTAATCAAATCACAAAATGAACATTTCGAAATTTGCTAAATCAGCTGTTTTGACCGGCGCGCTATTGGGCGCTCCACTCTCGCTCGAGCTTCACGCAGAGCGCGATACTGCCGACATCCTCGTGGATGTTTTGGTAATGAAAGGCATCCTCACTGAGGAGGAGGCTGCCTCCATCCGTCAGGAAGTCGCGGAAGTTGCCGCGGCTGAGCGAGAGCTCGTGGTCGAATCAGCGGTAGCCGCTGCGTCGACTTCTGCTCCAGTTGCTCCATCAGCTCCTGCCGCTAATGCAGTGCCGATGCCTAAGGCTCTCGATGGTCTTAAGCTTTACGGCGATGCCCGTTTCCGCTTCCAAGCCGAGGATGTGGACGATGCCAGCACTCGCCAACGCTGGCGTTACCGTGCTCGCTTCGGTGCGGATTACGCGTTCAAGGAAAGTCCTTACTCCATGGGGCTCCGTCTCGAAACTTCTAGCGCAAACGACTCTACCAACGCCAACTTTGGCGGATTCTTCGATAAGACTGGTGACGAAGTTCGTCTAGGCCTCGTCTACATGAAGTACGCAGGCGACGATGTCACGGTCCAGCTTGGCAAGCACAAGCACCCGTTTAAGATAAGCTCCGCTTTTTGGGATAGTGATATCAACCCCGAGGGCGTTTCCGAATCTTTCTCCGCAGGCGGCATCACTTACAATCTCGGTCAGTACGTCATCAGCGAAGAACGCGAAGACAAGGGTGGGGAAGACGACTTCATGTTTGCGGCGCAGGCGGTTTGGAGCAACGACAGCGGTCTGACGGTTGCACCGATTTTCCTCACCACGACAAGTGGTCAGGTGGTTGCTTCTGAGAGCGCTTCATTTGGTGGCGAAAACGCGATATCCTACTTCAGCAACTTCGACGTGCTGATGGTACCAGTAGAATATAAGTTCAAAGGTGAAAATGGGATCGGCCAAAAGGTATTCGGCACCCTTGGTAAGAACTTCTCGGGTGGCGATGCCGTAGACCACTTCGGTTTCCCTTACTACAACGAGATCGATACCGGCGATCAGGATATGTTCTTCAATATTGGCTACCAGTACGGCAGCGCCAAGAAGACTGGAACCTGGCAGGCTGGCATCGAGTATCGTTACCTCGAAGGAGCTTCTTACACGCCAAACCTCTCCGATTCTGACTTCGCGAAGAACAGCCTCAACCACAAGGGGTTTGTTCTGAGCTACAAGTACGCGGTTACGGATTTCTTCACCGCAGGGCTCACTTACATGGATAGCGACCTGATCGATGAGGAGTACACCGCTCCAGTCGTGGCGAAGGACGACGTGAAGCTGCTGCAAGTAGACGCAGCCGTTAAGTTCTAAAAGCTGGAGTCTACCAAATTCGCGTGGCCCAAGCCGTTGGCCGGCCACGCTTTTAAAGACGTTCCCGTAACAGAAAAGTGACACTTAAGCTCTTGGCTAAAGGGAACCGCGCAAAACAATCACCTATCTGGTAATACAATTTATTTACCGAACGAACCTAAGGAATTATGAAATCAATTAACGTATCACGTATCGCTAAGAAAAGCGCCCTCGTAGCTCTTGCTCTCGGTTTTGTCAGTCTCGCTTCCGCGGCTGAGAAGATCGTAATCAAGGGGTCGGATACCCTCGGAGCCAAGATGGTTCCTCAACTCGCCGAAGAGTTTAAGGCTATCAAGTCTAAGGAAGGCGTTGAAGTTATCTTCGAAATCGCCGCGGAGGGTTCTTCCACAGGTGTCGCTGCAGTCATCGACGGTACCGCTGATATCGGAATGTCCTCTCGCGAAGCGAAAAAGACAGAAGAGTCCAAGGCTTTGCTCAAGGGCGTTAAGATGGAGTCTATCACCATCGCTCTCGACGGCATTGCGGTCATCGCCAACGAATCCAACCCGATGGATGAAATCTCTGCTCGCGAAGTGGAAAAGATCTTCACTGGCGACGTAGCGGACTGGAGCTCCATCAATGGCGTTTCCGGTGACATCTCCATCTACACTCGTAACACTTCTTCCGGTACTTATGCCGTTTTCCAGAAAATGGCTCTTCGTAAGCGCGACTACGCTCCTGCCTCTCAGAAGATGGCTGGCAACGAGCAAATCGCCTCGGAAGTCGCTGAGAATCCAAATGGTATTGGCTACGTTGGCCTCGCTTACCTCGGTACGCCAGGCATCAAGACTCTGCCAGTAGACGGCGTCACTCCAGAGCGTCCAGACTACCCATTTGCTCGTCCGCTCTACTACTACCACGACGGCAACAAGGAAATGCGTCCTATCGTAAAGGAATTCGTCGATTTCTGCCTCAGCCCAGAAGGTCAGCAGATCGTCAAGGACGTGCACTTCATCTCTGTTCTCTAATCTCAGAGGAAAGCCGAATTTTTAGCGGCGTCCTCAATTATTCTGAGGACGCCGTTTTTTTGCTCGTGATGACGCCAACTGTTCGCGTTACAGAGGGACAATAATTTAGATCCTTAAAATCGTAGAGCCATTTCCAGGCTCTAAAATTTTAGATCCCGCATGGACAACAAAGAAGAGACCAATCGCTACGACCTGCATTCGCGCAGCAGGCGAATTCTCGGCTTGGACAAGGATCAGGCGCTCAAAGGCCTGTTTGGAGGAAACGCTCTCGTTTCCATCATTGTCTTAGCTCTTATCACTTTTTTCCTCTTCAAGGAAGGGATCGGCTTTTTTGGCCAATACCGCCAGGATATCGCCCTCTACCGATCTTCGGGGCTCGAATACGTCGAGATTATGAAGGAGGAGAGCGATGCGTTTATGCAGCTAAATCGCTACCTCAACTCGATACGCAGCGAACACACGCAAATTCTCCGCGACCAAGGATTGAGTTTTCAGGAGTCCAAAAAGGTTCTCTCTAGTTACGAAGATTTTGTCTACGATTTCGAGGACCTTGGATATCCGATTAGCGAATACGCCCTCGAAATGAGTGAGGTCGCAATCGGGGCCCGCGACATGTATGAGGAGTCAGAAAACCTCCGTGAGCACCGTCAAAACCTGCTTGACCTTGGTCGAGATGAGGAGGCGGCGGAGGTCGAAGTGCTGGATGTGGACCTGAGCATGTTCGTCAACATGCTGAAAGAAGGGGAGCCTGACTTTTTGGCTCTGAACGATACCATGGAATCGGGGATCACGAATCTGATCTCCAACTTGCCTGAAATCGGTATCGAGTCCTTGGATGCGAAAATGGAGCGTTTCGCCGAGCTTTGTGAAATGTTCATCGCTCAGCTCGATGAATTTGAAACACGATTGGCGGAGTGGGATGCGGACAAAACAGTGGGCATGTCTGCCGCTGTGACCTCCTTCATTTTCGGAAAGGAATGGGTGACGAATAGCTCCTTTCAGGATTGGTACGGGATTTTGCCTCTTTTCACAGGATCGCTCCTTGTTGCTTCGATCGCCATGCTTATCGCCATCCCATTGGGAGTCGGAGCCGCGATTTATATCAACCAGTTTGCGAAACCCGCGGAGCAAAATTTCATCAAGCCATATATTGAATTCATCTCGGCTATTCCATCCGTGGTAATCGGGTTTTTCGGTATCGCGGTTTTTGGACAGTTTGTTCGTTCAGTATCCGGTTGGTCGATACTATCTGGGTTCGACTTCTTTCCGATTAGCGAACGTTTGACCGCTTTTACGGCTGGTTGTCTCTTAGCTTTGATGGCGATACCAACGATCTTCACGCTCGCGGAAGATGCCATCAACAACGTGCCAAAATCCTTCAAGGAGGCCTCGCTCGCGATGGGGGCGACTCGTTTGCAAACCACTCTCCGTATCATCGTTCCCACTTCGCTTTCAGGAATCATCTCCGCCATCCTTCTCGGGTTTGGGCGTGTGATCGGGGAGACCATGGTTGTGTTGCTTTGCGCGGGTAACCGTATCGAGATACCAAACTTCGCCAACGGGATCGGTACGTTTTTTGAACCCGTCCACACCATGACGGGAATCATTGCTCAGGAACTGGGCGAAGTGGTGAATGGCAGCATCCACTACCGAGCCCTGTTTATGGTAGGTATGGTTCTGTTCCTGCTGTCATTGCTCATTAACTACTTGGCTCAGAAGATCGTGCTCAAGTACCAGATTTCGAGAGGTTGATCTACGACCATGACTACTCAAATGATCAAAACCAAAGAACGTCCGAGCGTAGGCTTGGATTTTCACGAGAAACCTTCCAAAGCAAAGACTACCGAATCGGTGGTGCTGTGGTTTTTCCGCTTGAGCACGTATTTCATTCTGCTTTGCGCGTCAGTCATATTCCTGACCATCATTTTCAAGGGAAGTCAGACGGTGTTCCAAAGCGAGTTTCCCTTCGTGAATACCGAGTTCCTCACCGAAGCTCCGCAGACTTTGCACGTATTCGAGTACGACGGCCAGAAATACGAACTGAGCGATTCGAATTTCCGCGCCTTCGAAGCCGAGCAGGGGGTCGATATCTCTTCCACGACTTACGCTTATTCAGGTGGCGGCATTTGGCCTTGTATCGTGGGAACGGTATTGCTGGTGCTCGGTTCTATGTCGATCGCCCTGACGCTGGGAGTGCTCAGCGCCATTTTCCTGAGCGAGTATTCCAAACCGGGTAAAACGCTCAATATCATCCGCCTCTCGATCCTGAATCTGGCAGGTGTGCCCTCCGTGGTGTTTGGTATTTTTGGCCTAGGATTCTTCGTTTTGGCAGGCCCTGTCTTTTCATTCAGCGATTTCGAGGGAGCTGCGTTCCAGTTTTGGCCACTTCCAGTTTATTTCGGATTCGCGGGATGGAATGTATCGCTTTTGGCAGGGTGTTTTACACTCGCATTCATGGTCTTGCCCATCGTCATCTCGGCGAGTGAGGAATCTCTCAGGGCGATCCCTCAAGGCTTGCGGGAAGCGTCGCTCGCCTTGGGGGCCAGCAAGTGGACGGCCATCCGTACCAACGTGCTGCCTTACGCGATGCCAGGTATCTTAACCTCTTCTATCATCGGTGTCGCCCGTGTGGCGGGAGAAACGGCTCCGATCATGTTTACGGCCGCCTATGCTATGCGTGACCAGCTTCCTTGGGAAGGATTGGAAAAGTGGTCAGACTTCTTCTTCCAGGGGGTGATGGCTTTGCCTTATCACATCTACGTGGTCAGCGCCAAAATTCCTCAAAACGAATACACCGAGAGGATGCAGTACGGTACTGCTTTCGTCTTTTTGTTCATAGTCGCCGGAATCGCTCTTGCTTCTATTCTGCTTAGAATCCGCATGCGGAAAAAATATCGCTGGTAATGACACTTTTAAAAGATAACCCTTCCGTCACCACTTCTCCTAAGATCAGTACGTCCATGTCCTCCGATTCGCCAGCTACGCCGCGTCCGCTTATCAGCGTGTCCGATTTCGATTTTTTCTATGGAGAGAAACAAGCTCTCTTCGACATCAACATGGAGATGTTCGAAAATGAGGTGACTGCCTTTATCGGACCCTCTGGTTGCGGTAAGAGCACGCTGCTGAGATGCATCAATCGGATGAACGACCTCGTGGAAGTCGCTCGCATTGGCCGAGGCAAGATCGAGGTCAACGGGGCGGATATCTACGACCCGCGCGTCGACACGATCGAACTCCGCAAACGGGTGGGCATGGTTTTCCAAAAGTCGAATCCGTTCCCGAAATCAATTTACGAAAACGTCGTTTACGGCCTTCGCATTCAGGGTATCAACAAGAAGTCCGTTTTGGACGAGACGGTTGAACGTTGCCTGAAGGGGGCCGCCTTGTGGAACGAAGTAAAGGATAGACTCGACACCAGTGGCTTGAGCCTCTCTGGCGGTCAGCAACAGCGTCTCTGTATCGCCCGCGCCCTAGCGGTTGAGCCAGATATCCTGTTGATGGACGAGCCTTGCTCGGCGCTTGACCCGGTCGCGACCGCGAAAGTCGAAGAGCTCATCCACTCGCTTAAAGACCAGTACACGATCGTAATTGTAACGCATAATATGCAGCAGGCGGCTCGCGTTTCCGACAAAACTGCCTTTTTCTATTTGGGTAAGCTCATTGAAATGGCGAAGACCGACACGATTTTCATGAGTCCGAAGAACGAGCAGACGGAAGCTTACATATCAGGTCGATTTGGTTGATCGCGTAGCGCGATCCCTGCTAGTAGCCTTTCCGAAAAACTGATCCAACAACTGATTTTGACAGATGGAGTTCCCCGCCATGAGGGAATCTCTCTCGTTATCCCCCTGATATGAAACGTTACTTCCACGAAGAGCTCGAAGACGTGAGATCGCACCTCATGCTGATGGGCGAAAAGGCCATCGACAATGTGAACCTTGCCATGCAGGCGATTTTGGAGTCGGACATCGCCCTCGCTCAAGAGGTCAAGCGAGCGGATGACCGCATCGACGATATAGAGAAGCAGATCGACGACGAGGTAGCTCGTTACATCGGTTTGCGTGCCCCAGTGGCCAGAGACCTTCGCCTTCTATTCGTAACCGTTAAGGCCAGCAACGACCTGGAGCGAGTAGGCGATGAGGCGACTAGTATTGCCAAACGCACCGCTAAGATTCTTCAGAGCGGTCGTTCCTTTGGCCAATTAGGCCAGCTCCCGCGGATGTGCGATTTGGCGGTGGGCATGCTCAAAGAGGCGCTGCATTGCTTTATCGACGAAGATGAAACCAAAGCTGGCCCGATCTTCGAGAGGGACAAGGAAGTCGACTCCTTGCACCGTGAAAATTTCACCTATTTCGTGGAGAAGATGAAATCTGATCCGGACTTAGTGCTCTATTGCACGGAGTTAGTTTTCATATCAAAGGCGATGGAGCGAATCGCTGACCACGCCCAAAACATTGCGGAAGAAGTCTACTTTTTGCTCACGGCGAAAAACCTCAAAGAGGAAATGTCGCGCTAGCTTCCCGCGTTCATGGGGAGAGTTCTCTAGCGAGCTTTCCCTGTTAATTCAAAGCCCTCGATCTCCTGATCGAGACTCTCGGAATCGCTCGTGAAGACGATCGCGAATTGTCCCGAGAGGTCTTTGTTCTTTGGGTTGTAGAAATTGAATACGTACTGCCAAAGGCGTCTCTTGTCCTTTCGGCTTTTAAGGGTGGGTTGTCCCATCACCTCGGAAATGTCGAACATGCTAGGCAGCTCGATTCCGTCCAAGGATTCTCGGCTCATCGCTGCAGTGGCGCTTTTTCGGAGCTTGTTGATTTTCGCCTTTCCGAGGCTGCGGAAGAGTTCGACGATGAAATCTTCTGGGATCGCTTCCAGGAGCTTCTGATCAAAATCGATCCGAGTGAGGAGGCCGTCCTCAAAGCGGGTCATGAAAACGATGCTGAACGGGCTGCCCGCGTCCTCGGCTCGTTTCTTCTCAAATCTCCAATGCCAATCCTCGACCTTGGGACCGTGGGCGATTTGTTCGACTCGAGTAGGGGCTGATTCGGTAATGAAAATGAAATCCTCGTCTCGCACCACAGGTTTTGGAAATTGAAGGGATAGCCCGTGAGAGTCCTCTACCACTACATTTTGGTCGAAGTCAGCAAGCTGGTTCTTGAAGCGAAGAAGCCGTAGATAGACGCAGCCTGAAAGGAAGGTAAGAATCAGGCAAAGAGTGGCAGCTTGGATGAGTCGGCGTTTTGGCAACATCGCTATCAAGGCGTTTAAGGGGCAGGTGGATCGACAGGGTCCCACCAAAATCGGACTGGCGCAAGCAAAGGAGGAATCTGCTTTCCCCATTGTCGCGTAGTGGTTTCTTGCCAAGGCTTGAGATTCTCAGGTTGCGTGCTCGTGTTTTTCGATTACCGGTTACACACAAGCCCAAGTCCCCCGACCTCACTTCCGCTTATGAAGACTTATCCCGCACTCCTGCGAATTCTTCCAGCTTTGCTCTTGCTCGCTACATTCCAGCTCAAGGCGCAGGATGAAGAACGTCCTATCTGGGAACAAGAGGCCATGCTGATTTATCATGGACAGTCGACGGAATTTAACCGGCTCCGCTCGCTGGGCAAAAACAACAATCGGCTCGCTCTGTATACGGAAGCTTTGGACACGGTTTATGGTAAGCTGAAGGTCGAGGAAGAAGAGCCTTACAAAGTGGCAGAGCGCATCTTCGAGAATTTGATTTCCGACAACTCCAGTGATGCGATCGGACTGGCCTCCGCCTACTACTTGGCTCGTGTCGTTCAGTCGAACCCTTACGAGAAGGATATCGCCAAAGCAAAGATGTTGTACTGGGACCTTTATGAAAAATGGCCGGAACGCTTCTTTGGGCAGATGGCTTTCGTGAAATATGCGACCTTGCACATCTACGACGACGACGGAAGTGGCGATGAAGTTTTGACGCGTATCCAGGATTTGGAACCGATGCTCAATAAAATTAGCATCTCGAAGCTCAAGCAGAATGCCCACCGGATAATGGGTGAAGCTTATGTGGCTTTCGAACTGGATTCGGAATCAGCGTTTAAACATCTCAAGAAAGCGTATGATTTGGGAGTTCCGGTGCAGTCCATCAAGATCGAGGTTCTGGAACGCTTGGCAGTTCTGGGAGAGGAAATAGGTGAGACCGAGCGAGCCTTGTCCGCTTATGACGAGTTGCTGCTGATCGCTCCCAATCATCCGCAGGCGATCGCGTTTGCCGAGAATGCCAGCAGACTCCGCCAGCAGCTAAACGAGTCCGCTCTCTCGCAGTGAAGGCTTCCTTGGCTTCCGCGCCTCGGGCTTGACGACGAGGCGAGTGTTTCGTCAAAACCATTTCATGTCTGACAACGACTCGCAGCAGGAGAACGACGTTCTATCCATCAAGTCACGCTTCGTGAGAGGCCGGAACATGCTTTACGCTAAGGCAGATTTTGGCCCGCTTTTCGTAGATTATTACCTCCACCTCAAGGACAACGATCTGAAGCTAGCTGCTGATCTTGACGATCGCCTGAAAGAGGCTTTGGCATTGTTCAGCCTGCACTGCATCTCGCGTCCGCGGAATGACATTCTAGCGTGGACCGTCAATTTCCAAGAGCCTTTGGTAAACGTGTTTTTGGCGGGCGATACGGGTACAGGCGATGTAGTTGGGCGCATCTATGACGAGGGGGTCAAGGAGGCTAAGGAGAACAGCTTTTATCAGGATTTGGTTCGTCTAAATCGCGAGCCACACCGTTCGGTGGTCGGCTTTCAAGGCGGCAGCATGATTCACGCAGTCGAAGAGTTCTATCGCCGCAGCGAGCAAAGGCCTGCCAAGTTCTTTCGACTGGAGCCGGATGTATTTGCCATCGTCGCTGCGCACCCGGACTACGATGAAGACTGGTTCGATACGCTTACCACTGAGGACGTTCGCGGTATCGAAGCTACCGAAGAGGTAGTGGATTTGGAGACACGCTTCGTACGCTGGCACTGTGGTTGTAATCAAAACCGCATCCTAGGCGCTTTGGCTCCGACATTTCTGGCAGATCCGGAAGGTCTATTTTTGGGCGAAGAATTGATCGAGGTTAATTGTCCCCGCTGCGCGGGAAAACACCGGATTTCGCGGGAGATGTTGGAAGCCTACGTGGCGGATCAATGATAGGGCGGAGCTCGCTTCGTTCGGATCTTTACAGAAACGGCGCGGCGAGCTTGCATGCTCGTTATGCCAAAGAAAAAAAGCGCCTCTAAGCGAGTGACCAAGACGTCTGCTTCTCCCCTTATTTTCGCCGATACCCAAAAGAGCGCGGATCATCTCTACGTGGGTGGATTCTCAGTACCCGACGCATTCATCTCCTTTAAGAAGGGCCGCAAGTGGTACGCCTTGCTCAACCAGCTTGAGTTTGCCCGAGGTTTGAAAGAATCCAGCTTTGATGAGGTGCTATCTCTCGAGGTTTGGCTCGAGATGGCTCGGGAGAAATTCGAAAAGGCCAAAGTTGGCTACCCAGAGCTTGTGGCAACCATTGCTGACGAGTTTGAGATAGAGACCTTCAAGGTACCTGCGGATTTTCCGAGTTCGCTTGCCTTTAAGATGCTCGAATTGGGGCTGAAGGTTGACGTTTGCGATGGTAGCATCTTTCCCGCTCGCGAAGTCAAAACGGAAGAAGAGCTGGGCTTCATTCGCGAAGGAAATCGTTGTAGCTCGGCAGGTATTCGAGCTGCTGAAAAGGCCATCCGCCAAAGCGTCGTTAAAAAGGGAAAACTCTATTTGGACGGAAAGGTCCTGACCTCAGAAAAACTGCGCAGTCTCATCGAAGTGGCTTGTTTGGAAGCGGGATCCGTTTCCTCCGGCACGATCGCGGCGGGAGGGGATCAAGCTTGTGATCCGCACTGTGAAGGATACGGTCCGCTTCGCGCCAATGAGCTGATCATCGTAGATGTCTTTCCACGCGTATCGAAAACTGGATACCATGGCGATATGACCCGCACCTTTTTGAAAGGGAAGGCATCGGACGCTCAGAAAGCCCTGGTCGATGCGGTTTTCAAAGCTCAACAAGACGCGATCAAGGCGATCAAGACCGGTGTGAACGGAAAGGCGATCCATGGTGGTGTAGTGGATACTTTTACGGAACTCGGTTATGAGACGACTCGTGGCGAGAATGGGGCGGAAGGCTTTTTCCATGGAACTGGTCACGGGCTCGGACTTGAGGTTCATGAAGCTCCGCGAGTTTCAATCGTATCCAATAAGCTGAAACGCAATGCAGTCGTTACGGTTGAGCCGGGCTTGTATTATCCGGGCTTGGGCGGTTGCAGAATAGAGGATGTGGTTGCGGTTCGTGACGATGGAGCAGAGTTGCTCAGCTCCTACCACTATCGCTGGCAAATTCGTTAATCAAAGGCCGTTCCACTTGTGCCTGAGCTCGCTGAGGTATTTTTTCACAGCTCGCATTGGAAAGCTGCGATCGGCGAGTCCTTCGGGCTTGCTTGGTTGCATGCGAGAACCCGTTGCTGCCGAAAACTAGACGCAGTCGAACTGCCGACCGTAATTTCGGGTCTGACCTTAAACGCTGGATACACGCACGGAAAGCGGATGCTTTTCTCTTTTTCAGGCGGAGTGAACTTGGAGGTCCATCTCGGCATGACCGGCTCGTTACACCGTTGCCCGGGAGGTTATCCCGAAGCTAAGCACGATCATTTTGCGCTCCAGAGCGAAGAATCGATTCTCGTTTTTCGGGATCCTAGGCAGTTCGGGCGGGTGGAGCTGCACCTAAGTGAGGAGGGCAAGTTACCTTCGTGGTGGGAGCGTTTGCCACCGGAGCCCCAGACAGACGGTTTCGATCGGGCTTGGTTTGATTCGATGCTAGCTCGAAGGAAAGGGAGTGTATTGAAAGCTCTGTTACTTCAGCAGGATCTCTTTCCCGGTATAGGGAATTGGATGGCCGATGAGATTCTATGGCGGGCTCGTATCCGGCCGGATCGAAAATTCGGATCCCTCGACGATTCGGAGCGCTCAGAGCTTTTTGATTCAATCCGTTGGGTTAGTTCGGAGGCTTTGCGGATCATTGGCAAAGATTACAGCGACCCGCCTGTATCCTGGCTCTTCAAGCATCGCTGGAAGGACGGCGGCATTTGCCCTGTATCGGGAGAGCCGCTTTTGCGAGAAAACATTGGCGGCCGCACAACTTGCTGGTCACCGGCAATCCAGGTTTAAGGCCTTTGGCCTAGGGAGAAAGGCGTTCGATCTTCCATGCTCCGTCCTGCTGTTTTGAGTAGTAGATACGGTCATGGATTCGGGACTTTCCACCCATCCAAAATTCGATTGTCTCTGGTACGATGCGATAGCCTCCCCAAAAGGAGGGCAAGGGGACTTCGCCGTCTTTGAATTTGGCTTTCAT
The sequence above is a segment of the Pelagicoccus albus genome. Coding sequences within it:
- a CDS encoding tetratricopeptide repeat protein, translated to MYKRFFKQVAPLLISLVIMGSLSLMVKKFEREAPRPFDRLIVEALPDLPDLAGAHPKLIERFSYAHAGLQIGAEQLDSLQELAFLFHANGFSGQAESCYLGLESYETDNPLWPYLLGILKLDRTDQAEVAEHFSRSIQLDSSNSMAYLYLGDAYLEGGLLDEAEISFHYRLEGEPEDPWALAALGEIEVRRMDLPAARDWLEKAVLTEPTPALAYDLLPDVYSELGEFEKAREARLEAESRDLVQVPFDPRLAFLIGYCYDRERLLAFARNARDSGEFQSSIDALERLVDLELADDELLAELAELTRRLKD
- a CDS encoding putative porin, which codes for MNISKFAKSAVLTGALLGAPLSLELHAERDTADILVDVLVMKGILTEEEAASIRQEVAEVAAAERELVVESAVAAASTSAPVAPSAPAANAVPMPKALDGLKLYGDARFRFQAEDVDDASTRQRWRYRARFGADYAFKESPYSMGLRLETSSANDSTNANFGGFFDKTGDEVRLGLVYMKYAGDDVTVQLGKHKHPFKISSAFWDSDINPEGVSESFSAGGITYNLGQYVISEEREDKGGEDDFMFAAQAVWSNDSGLTVAPIFLTTTSGQVVASESASFGGENAISYFSNFDVLMVPVEYKFKGENGIGQKVFGTLGKNFSGGDAVDHFGFPYYNEIDTGDQDMFFNIGYQYGSAKKTGTWQAGIEYRYLEGASYTPNLSDSDFAKNSLNHKGFVLSYKYAVTDFFTAGLTYMDSDLIDEEYTAPVVAKDDVKLLQVDAAVKF
- a CDS encoding phosphate ABC transporter substrate-binding protein, with the protein product MKSINVSRIAKKSALVALALGFVSLASAAEKIVIKGSDTLGAKMVPQLAEEFKAIKSKEGVEVIFEIAAEGSSTGVAAVIDGTADIGMSSREAKKTEESKALLKGVKMESITIALDGIAVIANESNPMDEISAREVEKIFTGDVADWSSINGVSGDISIYTRNTSSGTYAVFQKMALRKRDYAPASQKMAGNEQIASEVAENPNGIGYVGLAYLGTPGIKTLPVDGVTPERPDYPFARPLYYYHDGNKEMRPIVKEFVDFCLSPEGQQIVKDVHFISVL
- the pstC gene encoding phosphate ABC transporter permease subunit PstC, giving the protein MDNKEETNRYDLHSRSRRILGLDKDQALKGLFGGNALVSIIVLALITFFLFKEGIGFFGQYRQDIALYRSSGLEYVEIMKEESDAFMQLNRYLNSIRSEHTQILRDQGLSFQESKKVLSSYEDFVYDFEDLGYPISEYALEMSEVAIGARDMYEESENLREHRQNLLDLGRDEEAAEVEVLDVDLSMFVNMLKEGEPDFLALNDTMESGITNLISNLPEIGIESLDAKMERFAELCEMFIAQLDEFETRLAEWDADKTVGMSAAVTSFIFGKEWVTNSSFQDWYGILPLFTGSLLVASIAMLIAIPLGVGAAIYINQFAKPAEQNFIKPYIEFISAIPSVVIGFFGIAVFGQFVRSVSGWSILSGFDFFPISERLTAFTAGCLLALMAIPTIFTLAEDAINNVPKSFKEASLAMGATRLQTTLRIIVPTSLSGIISAILLGFGRVIGETMVVLLCAGNRIEIPNFANGIGTFFEPVHTMTGIIAQELGEVVNGSIHYRALFMVGMVLFLLSLLINYLAQKIVLKYQISRG
- the pstA gene encoding phosphate ABC transporter permease PstA, translated to MTTQMIKTKERPSVGLDFHEKPSKAKTTESVVLWFFRLSTYFILLCASVIFLTIIFKGSQTVFQSEFPFVNTEFLTEAPQTLHVFEYDGQKYELSDSNFRAFEAEQGVDISSTTYAYSGGGIWPCIVGTVLLVLGSMSIALTLGVLSAIFLSEYSKPGKTLNIIRLSILNLAGVPSVVFGIFGLGFFVLAGPVFSFSDFEGAAFQFWPLPVYFGFAGWNVSLLAGCFTLAFMVLPIVISASEESLRAIPQGLREASLALGASKWTAIRTNVLPYAMPGILTSSIIGVARVAGETAPIMFTAAYAMRDQLPWEGLEKWSDFFFQGVMALPYHIYVVSAKIPQNEYTERMQYGTAFVFLFIVAGIALASILLRIRMRKKYRW
- the pstB gene encoding phosphate ABC transporter ATP-binding protein PstB, producing MTLLKDNPSVTTSPKISTSMSSDSPATPRPLISVSDFDFFYGEKQALFDINMEMFENEVTAFIGPSGCGKSTLLRCINRMNDLVEVARIGRGKIEVNGADIYDPRVDTIELRKRVGMVFQKSNPFPKSIYENVVYGLRIQGINKKSVLDETVERCLKGAALWNEVKDRLDTSGLSLSGGQQQRLCIARALAVEPDILLMDEPCSALDPVATAKVEELIHSLKDQYTIVIVTHNMQQAARVSDKTAFFYLGKLIEMAKTDTIFMSPKNEQTEAYISGRFG